One Algibacter sp. L3A6 genomic region harbors:
- a CDS encoding CusA/CzcA family heavy metal efflux RND transporter, translated as MINKIIDFSINNKFIIGLLTLTIVAAGICSMTQVPIDAVPDITNNQVQVITQAPNLGTQDIEQFVTYPVEVAMSNLPNVKEIRSISRFGLSVVTIVFDDDMGTYLPRQLVSEKLNEVKEQIPSGFGTPTMGPISSGLGEIYQYTLKVKPEYKDKYSVTDLRTMQDWIVQRQMAMVEGVVEVNAIGGKIKQYEVAVDPNELKAIGITITDVFEALEMNNQNTGGAYIEKNHQANFIRGEGLVRSLDDIKNITVKNTNNIPITIGDIAKVQFGAAIRYGALTQDGEGEVVGGLVMMLKGANSNDVIENVKQRMAQIEKSLPEGVIIEPLLDRSKLIAETTSTVATNLIEGALIVIFVLIFLLGNWRGGLIVASTIPLSLLFAFILMNVFDVWANLMSLGAIDFGIIVDGAVIIVESTVFLIASQLYKKKKLTSKERDGIASNASKKMMNAAFFGQLIILIVFLPILALEGIEGKMFKPMALTFIFAMIGAMVLCLTYVPMMSALILRAPKNDKKSYGDKFVHWVERKYQPLLEKSLKKGKLIIGISVVLFGIAVVTFSKMGGEFIPQLDEGDIAFHAILKPGSSLTETIETTTKIEQIVKAKFPEVEKIVSRIGVAEIPTDPMPMDIADIFVILKPKSEWTTVATKDELIEEMKEAVEIIPGVNYEFTQPIEMRFNELLEGVREDIAIKIYGEDINVLSQKAEEISKIIAGTEGIGDMKAEATTGLPQMTITYSRSKLAQYGLQINTLNQIVQSAFAGGTAGVIFEGEKRFDLVVRLDSQNRKDISDVQNLYINLPSGTQIPLREVADISFKSGPMQISRDNTNRRTYVGINVRGRDVKSLVTEIKEKLDANLELPSGYFIRYGGAFENLERASNRLQTVVPIALLLIFVLIYFALKSLPQTLMIYIAIPMATIGGVFALWLRDMPFSISAGVGFIVLFGVAVLNGLVMISGLNELKDEGVTNLKDRIIEGTKRRIRPIMLTAFTDVLGFLPMAISSSAGAEVQRPLATVVIGGLLTSTLLTLFVLPILYHWVENKSFTFRPNKKVSIVTAMIAFLFLLPLTGNAQQVNDTLPIISMNEAVNISKQNYPSLKQRQLEIEKQQQLKSTAYDFGTTQIFTGGEELNNGTGIYTTIGLGQSNIDVFGIAPKRKLQEQRIQLAQKAFQLSELELELEVKKAWSNAFQSKRNYNLYAALDSIYTNFEKAVELNYEVEAISKLEYSAAKNQALQIQNKFLQAKSDYLIALQQLNLWLVSDEFYNVPDELDITNEIDINDFNAKEHPLYNLAQIQIDEAEANYKVAKAENLPKFNLQGGLQNVNGNSGFYTYQAGISIPFLSGTTKANIRTAKIDKQIAETTIQFRQNEVESKFIQAKENYLKWKTSWLFYKEQVLPLTKDQKTGALFAYKEGEIDYSAFTQLIKEAIQSEIEAQTALANYLESTFELQYFKN; from the coding sequence ATGATTAATAAAATCATTGATTTTTCAATCAATAACAAATTCATTATTGGTTTGCTAACGCTAACCATTGTAGCAGCTGGTATTTGTAGTATGACCCAAGTGCCTATCGATGCTGTTCCAGATATTACCAACAACCAAGTACAAGTCATTACACAAGCACCAAATTTAGGAACGCAGGACATTGAACAATTTGTAACCTATCCTGTAGAAGTTGCAATGAGCAACTTGCCAAATGTAAAGGAAATCCGTTCCATTTCTCGCTTTGGCTTATCTGTCGTTACCATCGTTTTCGACGACGATATGGGAACATATTTACCTCGTCAATTAGTATCTGAAAAATTGAACGAAGTAAAAGAACAAATTCCGAGTGGTTTTGGTACACCTACAATGGGACCAATATCTTCGGGATTGGGAGAAATTTACCAATACACACTTAAAGTAAAACCAGAATATAAAGACAAATATTCGGTTACCGATTTGAGAACAATGCAAGACTGGATTGTACAACGTCAAATGGCGATGGTCGAAGGTGTTGTAGAAGTAAACGCAATTGGCGGTAAAATAAAACAGTACGAAGTTGCTGTTGACCCAAACGAATTAAAGGCGATTGGTATAACAATCACAGATGTTTTTGAAGCGCTGGAAATGAACAACCAAAACACAGGTGGCGCATATATTGAAAAAAACCATCAAGCCAATTTCATTCGTGGAGAAGGTTTGGTGCGCAGTTTGGACGATATAAAAAACATTACGGTAAAAAACACAAATAACATTCCTATTACTATTGGAGACATTGCAAAAGTTCAATTTGGTGCTGCAATCCGTTATGGCGCATTGACCCAAGATGGCGAAGGTGAGGTTGTAGGTGGTTTAGTAATGATGCTTAAAGGCGCAAATTCTAACGATGTTATTGAGAATGTAAAGCAAAGAATGGCGCAAATTGAAAAATCTTTGCCCGAAGGTGTCATTATCGAACCATTATTAGACAGAAGTAAACTAATTGCTGAAACCACTTCAACAGTTGCAACCAATCTTATTGAAGGTGCATTAATAGTAATCTTCGTCCTTATTTTCTTATTGGGAAATTGGCGAGGTGGCTTAATAGTGGCTTCCACTATTCCCCTATCCTTATTATTTGCATTTATATTAATGAATGTTTTTGATGTTTGGGCAAACCTAATGAGTTTGGGCGCAATAGATTTTGGGATTATTGTCGATGGTGCTGTAATTATTGTAGAAAGTACCGTTTTCCTAATCGCTTCCCAACTCTACAAGAAGAAAAAATTGACTTCCAAAGAACGTGATGGCATCGCATCAAACGCTTCAAAAAAGATGATGAATGCTGCCTTTTTCGGTCAGCTTATTATCTTAATTGTATTTCTGCCCATTTTAGCTCTCGAAGGTATTGAAGGCAAAATGTTTAAACCTATGGCATTGACGTTCATTTTTGCAATGATTGGCGCAATGGTGCTTTGTTTAACGTATGTTCCAATGATGTCTGCCTTGATTTTAAGAGCACCAAAAAATGACAAAAAATCTTATGGAGACAAATTTGTACATTGGGTAGAACGCAAGTACCAACCTTTATTAGAAAAATCCTTAAAAAAAGGAAAACTTATCATTGGTATTTCGGTAGTTCTATTCGGAATTGCTGTGGTTACCTTCAGCAAAATGGGTGGCGAATTTATTCCACAACTCGATGAAGGAGATATTGCATTTCACGCCATTTTAAAACCAGGTAGTTCACTTACCGAAACTATCGAAACAACTACTAAAATCGAGCAAATTGTAAAAGCAAAGTTTCCAGAAGTTGAAAAAATTGTAAGTCGAATTGGTGTTGCTGAAATCCCAACCGACCCAATGCCTATGGATATTGCAGATATTTTTGTAATTCTGAAACCTAAAAGCGAGTGGACAACCGTTGCAACTAAAGATGAACTCATTGAAGAAATGAAAGAAGCGGTTGAAATAATTCCCGGTGTAAACTATGAATTTACCCAACCCATCGAAATGCGTTTTAATGAATTACTCGAAGGTGTTAGAGAAGATATTGCAATTAAAATTTATGGAGAAGATATAAATGTGCTTTCCCAAAAGGCAGAAGAAATATCAAAAATAATTGCAGGAACGGAAGGTATTGGAGATATGAAAGCGGAAGCTACCACAGGTTTACCGCAAATGACAATAACGTATAGCCGAAGTAAATTAGCACAGTACGGACTTCAAATAAATACGTTAAACCAAATTGTACAATCTGCATTTGCAGGTGGAACAGCAGGCGTTATTTTTGAAGGCGAAAAACGTTTTGATTTAGTGGTACGATTAGATTCCCAAAATCGTAAGGACATTTCAGACGTACAAAATCTGTATATAAATTTGCCATCTGGCACTCAAATTCCGCTTCGCGAAGTTGCAGATATTAGCTTTAAATCTGGCCCAATGCAAATAAGCAGGGATAACACCAACCGAAGAACGTATGTAGGTATCAATGTGAGAGGTCGTGATGTGAAATCTTTGGTAACTGAAATCAAAGAAAAGTTAGATGCCAATCTCGAACTACCTTCTGGTTATTTCATTAGATATGGTGGTGCTTTTGAGAATCTGGAACGAGCAAGCAACCGTTTACAGACCGTTGTACCAATTGCGTTATTGCTAATTTTTGTTCTCATTTATTTTGCATTAAAATCACTTCCACAAACCTTAATGATTTATATAGCAATCCCAATGGCAACCATTGGTGGTGTTTTTGCATTATGGTTAAGGGATATGCCTTTCAGTATTTCGGCAGGTGTCGGTTTTATTGTCTTGTTTGGTGTTGCTGTTTTAAATGGCTTGGTAATGATTAGCGGATTGAATGAACTAAAAGATGAAGGCGTTACTAATCTTAAAGATAGAATTATAGAAGGTACAAAACGAAGAATAAGACCTATTATGCTAACCGCTTTTACAGATGTTTTGGGCTTCTTACCTATGGCAATTTCATCATCGGCAGGTGCTGAAGTACAAAGACCTTTAGCAACAGTTGTTATTGGTGGTTTGTTGACTTCTACTCTTTTAACTTTATTTGTTCTTCCTATTTTATATCATTGGGTAGAAAATAAATCCTTCACGTTTAGACCCAACAAAAAAGTTAGTATTGTTACTGCGATGATAGCCTTTTTATTTTTGTTACCATTAACAGGAAATGCCCAGCAGGTAAACGATACGTTACCAATTATTTCAATGAATGAAGCTGTTAACATTTCAAAGCAAAACTATCCAAGTTTAAAACAACGACAGTTGGAAATTGAAAAACAACAGCAGCTAAAAAGTACTGCTTATGATTTTGGCACAACTCAAATTTTCACGGGTGGCGAGGAACTAAATAATGGTACAGGAATTTACACAACCATTGGCCTTGGGCAATCTAACATTGATGTTTTTGGTATTGCACCAAAACGAAAATTACAGGAGCAACGCATTCAGTTAGCGCAAAAAGCCTTTCAACTTTCAGAATTAGAATTGGAATTGGAAGTTAAAAAAGCGTGGTCAAATGCCTTTCAGAGTAAACGAAATTATAATCTGTATGCAGCATTGGATTCCATTTACACCAATTTTGAAAAAGCGGTGGAATTAAATTATGAAGTTGAAGCCATTTCAAAATTGGAATATTCCGCAGCAAAGAACCAAGCATTGCAAATTCAAAACAAGTTTTTGCAAGCAAAGAGTGACTATCTAATTGCATTACAGCAGTTGAATCTATGGCTCGTTTCGGATGAATTTTATAACGTACCAGACGAATTGGATATCACTAATGAAATTGATATAAACGATTTCAATGCAAAAGAACATCCTTTATATAACCTTGCACAAATTCAAATAGATGAAGCAGAAGCAAATTACAAAGTTGCAAAAGCCGAAAATCTACCCAAATTCAATCTTCAAGGTGGTTTGCAAAACGTAAATGGTAATTCTGGTTTTTACACCTATCAAGCTGGTATATCAATTCCATTTCTATCTGGCACAACAAAAGCGAATATTAGAACTGCAAAAATTGACAAACAAATTGCCGAAACTACTATTCAATTCAGACAAAACGAAGTTGAATCTAAATTTATTCAAGCCAAAGAAAACTATCTAAAGTGGAAAACATCGTGGCTCTTTTATAAAGAACAAGTATTACCACTTACAAAAGACCAAAAAACAGGCGCATTGTTCGCTTACAAAGAAGGCGAGATTGATTATTCGGCATTTACACAACTTATAAAAGAAGCTATTCAGAGCGAAATTGAAGCACAGACAGCTTTGGCAAATTATTTAGAAAGCACTTTCGAATTACAATATTTTAAAAATTAA
- a CDS encoding GNAT family N-acetyltransferase, whose translation MNIKIIEANIEQLDIIAELFNQYMVFYKKPSNETKYKAYLKERIEKNETTIFLALNSENVPLGFVLNYYSFSSVSLGKTITLNDLFIKQEYRKKGIAEKLINKTFELAKKNGAIRVDLGTAKDNFIAQKLYERIGFVKDEEFYSYSYNI comes from the coding sequence ATGAATATAAAAATAATTGAAGCTAATATTGAGCAATTAGATATTATAGCGGAACTTTTTAATCAATATATGGTTTTTTATAAAAAGCCTTCTAATGAGACTAAATACAAAGCTTATCTAAAGGAAAGAATTGAAAAAAATGAAACTACGATATTCTTGGCCTTGAATTCTGAAAATGTTCCATTAGGATTTGTACTGAATTACTATTCATTCAGTTCTGTGTCTCTTGGAAAAACTATTACTTTAAATGATTTATTTATAAAGCAGGAATATCGTAAAAAAGGAATTGCTGAAAAACTAATAAATAAGACATTTGAACTAGCTAAAAAAAATGGAGCAATAAGAGTTGATTTAGGAACAGCAAAAGATAATTTTATTGCTCAAAAACTATATGAAAGAATTGGTTTTGTGAAAGATGAAGAGTTCTATTCTTATAGTTATAATATATAA
- a CDS encoding Fur family transcriptional regulator, with translation MQTIEQLLESKDIRVTAMRLLIYKFLAQKQVAVTLSDIENAFEKADRTTLYRTVKTFEEKAIVHQIDDGTGITKYALCEKGCNCEIETDLHLHFHCNNCNETVCLTEHKIPQIKVPNGFISEDINLVVKGICDKCSGQ, from the coding sequence ATGCAAACAATAGAACAATTATTAGAGTCAAAAGATATACGAGTTACGGCAATGCGATTACTTATTTATAAGTTTCTTGCACAAAAGCAAGTAGCGGTAACATTAAGCGATATTGAAAACGCTTTTGAAAAAGCAGATAGAACAACTTTGTACAGAACGGTTAAGACATTTGAAGAAAAAGCAATCGTTCATCAAATAGATGATGGCACAGGAATTACCAAATATGCACTTTGCGAAAAAGGTTGTAATTGCGAAATTGAAACCGATTTACATTTACATTTCCATTGCAATAATTGCAATGAAACCGTTTGTTTAACAGAACATAAAATCCCACAGATTAAAGTGCCAAACGGGTTTATTTCCGAAGATATAAATTTGGTAGTAAAAGGTATTTGCGATAAATGTAGTGGTCAATAA
- a CDS encoding helix-turn-helix domain-containing protein, producing MGRKVKYDYAFKLRCVKQVLKNHQTVEDVSKLYGCHHTTLHDWIRFYEKYGKKALLPRKTKVYSIPFKLKVLKAIDKDSLSFSQACLEFNIPTKSVIMKWQRNYTKEGIVGLNIKPRGKPKSMQFKRAKKKSNKPLTREEELLLENESLRAELDLLKKLQALIQQEQNKKQKP from the coding sequence ATGGGAAGAAAAGTCAAGTATGATTACGCATTTAAACTTCGATGTGTAAAGCAAGTTTTAAAAAATCACCAAACAGTTGAAGATGTGTCTAAGTTATATGGTTGTCATCATACAACCCTTCATGATTGGATTCGATTTTATGAAAAATATGGTAAAAAAGCACTATTACCAAGAAAAACCAAAGTGTATAGCATTCCTTTTAAACTTAAAGTTTTAAAAGCTATTGACAAAGATTCATTATCTTTCAGTCAAGCTTGTTTAGAATTTAATATTCCTACTAAATCTGTAATTATGAAGTGGCAACGTAATTATACAAAAGAGGGTATTGTAGGCTTAAACATTAAACCTAGAGGTAAACCAAAATCTATGCAATTTAAGAGAGCTAAAAAAAAGTCTAATAAACCTTTAACAAGAGAAGAGGAACTTTTATTAGAAAATGAATCATTACGTGCAGAACTGGACTTGCTAAAAAAGTTACAGGCCTTAATTCAACAAGAGCAAAACAAAAAGCAAAAGCCATAA
- a CDS encoding IS3 family transposase — translation MTELRHKYDLDILLYHTNMARSSYYYHHKRSLLVDKYKVIKLLIHQIYHRHKGRYGYRRISLEINKIGTLINHKTVLKLMRELGLKSLVRAKRYKSYKGRIGETAPNILQRNFKAIRPNKKWATDITEFKVLGKKLYLSPIIDLFNREIISYQLSEKPDFKQVAIMLKKSFKKIPDQTNLILHSDQGWQYQMKQYRRLLTEKGITQSMSRKGNCLDNAVIENFFGILKSELFYINKYKSISQLKKEIKVYIKYYNNERIKQNLNGMSPIEYRANYYQN, via the coding sequence ATAACAGAATTAAGGCATAAGTATGATTTAGATATTTTATTATATCATACGAACATGGCAAGAAGTAGTTATTATTATCATCATAAAAGAAGTCTTTTAGTTGATAAATATAAAGTGATAAAACTATTGATTCATCAAATATATCATCGTCACAAAGGAAGATATGGCTATAGAAGAATCTCTTTAGAAATCAACAAAATAGGCACTCTAATAAATCATAAAACAGTACTCAAGTTGATGCGTGAATTAGGTTTAAAAAGTTTAGTCAGAGCTAAAAGATACAAGTCTTATAAAGGGCGAATAGGAGAAACAGCTCCTAATATATTACAACGAAATTTTAAAGCTATTAGGCCAAATAAAAAATGGGCTACAGATATTACAGAATTTAAAGTTTTAGGAAAAAAACTATATCTATCTCCAATAATTGATCTCTTTAATAGAGAAATAATAAGTTATCAATTATCTGAAAAACCTGATTTTAAACAAGTAGCTATTATGCTGAAAAAGTCTTTTAAGAAAATACCAGATCAAACAAATTTAATATTACATTCAGATCAAGGATGGCAGTATCAAATGAAACAGTATCGAAGATTATTAACAGAAAAAGGAATTACTCAGAGTATGTCTCGTAAAGGAAATTGTTTAGATAACGCTGTGATAGAAAATTTCTTCGGTATTCTAAAATCTGAATTGTTTTATATAAATAAATATAAGTCGATATCTCAGTTAAAAAAAGAGATTAAAGTCTATATAAAATATTATAATAATGAGAGAATTAAACAAAATTTAAATGGAATGAGCCCGATTGAATATCGAGCTAATTATTATCAAAATTAA
- a CDS encoding IS110 family transposase, translated as MNKDIKYFGIDISYLVFDVTDSDGNYYQFKNKVSGFKAFRKLLNSESHCVMEATGYYHYQLAYYLFEEGLNVSVENPLSVKRFIQMRLSKIKTDKSDSKLICSYAEQVELKLWKGSSKEVQECLQITRTLSVYTKQRTMIKNKLHGESVLGEPSKAIVRSLKRSLKHLDKEMSSLEELLLVLVKEAHKDLFTRIKTIPGIGKKTSIMLIVLTGGFERFSSAAELCSYAGLTPVIRQSGSSIKGRPRISKMGNQKLRNLLFMCSFTACKYNKACRDIYERLVAKGKRKKLALIAVCNKLLKQAFAIAKSGLIFDKEYKSTLVKN; from the coding sequence ATGAATAAAGATATTAAATATTTTGGTATTGACATTAGTTATTTAGTTTTTGATGTCACAGATTCAGATGGTAATTATTATCAGTTTAAAAACAAGGTTTCAGGCTTTAAAGCATTTAGAAAACTTTTAAATTCTGAGAGTCATTGTGTGATGGAAGCTACAGGTTACTATCATTATCAGTTGGCTTATTATTTGTTTGAAGAAGGTCTAAATGTTTCAGTAGAAAACCCATTGTCTGTAAAACGATTTATCCAGATGAGGCTATCCAAGATTAAGACCGATAAGAGTGATTCAAAACTTATATGTTCTTATGCTGAGCAAGTAGAGTTAAAGCTTTGGAAAGGTAGTTCCAAGGAAGTACAGGAGTGTCTTCAAATTACCAGAACCCTTTCTGTGTACACAAAACAGCGTACAATGATAAAGAATAAACTTCATGGTGAATCTGTTTTAGGGGAACCAAGTAAAGCCATTGTAAGATCTTTAAAGCGTAGTTTAAAACATTTAGATAAAGAGATGTCCAGCTTAGAAGAGTTATTGCTAGTTTTAGTAAAAGAGGCTCATAAAGATTTATTTACTCGAATAAAAACCATACCAGGAATCGGAAAAAAAACATCTATTATGTTAATCGTTTTAACAGGTGGTTTTGAACGCTTTTCGAGTGCAGCAGAATTATGTAGTTACGCAGGATTAACTCCAGTGATTAGACAAAGTGGAAGTAGTATAAAAGGACGACCACGCATTAGTAAAATGGGCAATCAAAAACTCAGGAATTTATTATTTATGTGCAGTTTTACAGCTTGTAAATACAACAAAGCATGCAGGGATATTTATGAACGATTAGTAGCAAAAGGAAAGCGTAAAAAATTAGCATTAATAGCGGTATGTAATAAGCTACTAAAACAAGCTTTTGCTATTGCAAAATCGGGTTTAATATTTGACAAGGAATATAAAAGTACACTAGTGAAAAATTAA
- a CDS encoding efflux RND transporter periplasmic adaptor subunit: MKNTLYIILTVLILSFSATSCGNKENHNEEDGHAHDKETNTNPKEEHHEGEEVMLSSQQFEALKMKIDTISSRNMSGYVEANGTLEVPPQNEAAITSVVGANVVSIEVIEGDKVNKGQVVAYLSHPNIIQMQTDYLNAYSNSTFLKKNYERQQKLYDAGVGSGANFQKAEAEYDASKAMVNGMAAQLKLLNINSNSVANGTIAQRVALRSPIEGYVQKVEVKTGQYVEPQTELFEIVDTHHVHADLMVFEKDVYKVKKGQKVTFNIQSIEDDELSAEIYSVSKTFEDNPKAVHVHAEIENKKGNLIPGMYIQGRIQTESTKTMALPESAIVKEGDKFYVFSVEKENVDWSFKPIEVILGDKDSDWVAIQFPEEIATNTKFAYNNAYYLIAEMKKGEAEHAH; the protein is encoded by the coding sequence ATGAAAAACACATTATATATCATATTGACAGTTTTAATACTTTCATTTTCAGCAACCTCTTGTGGCAATAAAGAAAACCACAATGAAGAAGATGGACACGCGCACGACAAGGAAACCAATACTAATCCTAAAGAAGAACATCACGAAGGAGAAGAAGTTATGTTATCATCACAACAATTTGAAGCCTTAAAAATGAAAATTGACACCATTTCCTCACGCAATATGAGTGGCTATGTAGAAGCAAACGGAACTTTGGAAGTGCCACCACAAAATGAAGCTGCCATAACTTCGGTTGTTGGTGCAAATGTTGTTTCTATTGAAGTGATTGAAGGCGACAAAGTAAACAAAGGTCAAGTTGTTGCATACCTTTCACATCCCAATATTATACAAATGCAAACCGATTATTTGAATGCGTATAGCAACAGCACTTTTCTAAAGAAAAACTATGAACGACAACAAAAATTATATGATGCAGGTGTAGGCTCTGGTGCAAATTTTCAAAAAGCAGAAGCAGAATATGACGCATCAAAAGCTATGGTTAATGGAATGGCAGCACAGTTAAAATTGTTGAATATTAATTCAAATTCAGTCGCAAATGGTACGATAGCGCAACGTGTGGCATTACGCAGTCCCATTGAAGGTTATGTGCAAAAGGTGGAAGTGAAAACAGGACAATATGTTGAACCACAAACCGAACTCTTTGAAATTGTAGATACGCATCACGTTCACGCAGATTTAATGGTTTTTGAAAAAGATGTTTACAAAGTAAAAAAAGGTCAAAAAGTTACCTTTAATATACAATCTATTGAAGATGATGAATTGAGTGCAGAAATATATTCCGTAAGCAAAACTTTTGAGGATAACCCAAAAGCGGTTCACGTTCACGCAGAAATTGAAAACAAAAAAGGAAATTTAATTCCAGGAATGTACATTCAAGGAAGAATACAGACAGAAAGCACTAAAACAATGGCATTACCAGAAAGTGCTATTGTAAAAGAAGGCGACAAATTTTATGTGTTTTCAGTTGAAAAAGAAAATGTGGATTGGAGTTTTAAACCAATTGAGGTTATTTTGGGAGATAAAGATAGCGATTGGGTAGCAATTCAATTTCCCGAAGAAATAGCAACAAATACAAAGTTTGCTTATAACAATGCGTACTACCTAATTGCAGAAATGAAAAAGGGCGAAGCAGAACACGCACATTAA
- a CDS encoding DUF6660 family protein, translating to MKHLAFILSIYIFALNLTPCADYVVSDNDVKTEISQAMDNDHQHQDSDLCSPFCICQCCHISATYLHFADLTLDINIISTQDFLYLNGTKKDFTTSILQPPRA from the coding sequence ATGAAACATTTAGCATTTATATTATCAATTTACATTTTCGCACTTAATCTAACACCTTGTGCAGATTACGTTGTGTCTGATAATGATGTTAAAACTGAAATCTCACAAGCTATGGATAATGACCATCAGCACCAAGATTCAGATTTATGTTCCCCTTTTTGTATTTGCCAATGTTGCCATATTAGCGCAACATATTTGCACTTTGCAGATTTAACACTCGATATTAACATTATTTCTACTCAAGATTTTCTTTACCTAAACGGTACAAAAAAAGATTTTACCACTTCCATTTTACAGCCACCAAGGGCATAA